Proteins encoded by one window of Canis aureus isolate CA01 chromosome 13, VMU_Caureus_v.1.0, whole genome shotgun sequence:
- the CCDC163 gene encoding transmembrane protein CCDC163 isoform X6 — MSRNLSWSEHLDALLNATNGNIARIKQHLYPLGVSTAGDLPGTWISPHHLPPQSGGQAQQSRVETPFVPDRLSWAEAHRGSLWDEVIILRSQLQSQAQVTETLRKAVQGLLEERELQKYQIRALEASLRLLQGGPEQRALLLEQRVEGLRKELQCLRSQVQEQAQAQIQTGPRKCSATSGLHQELQNERQLLWEESEILREELKLLRDQLSQHQELLLKQMAEGQQAQAHSWKPPSPG, encoded by the exons ATGAGTAGGAACCTGAGCTGGTCTGAGCACCTCGACGCACTTCTCAATGCTACTAATGGAAATATAGCTAGGATTAAG CAGCATCTGTATCCTCTTGGAGTCTCCACAGCAG GAGACCTGCCTGGGACCTGGATTTCCCCTCATCATTTGCCTCCACAGTCTGGAGGCCAAGCTCAACAGTCTCGGGTAGAGACTCCCTTTGTTCCAGACAGGCTGAGTTGGGCTGAGGCCCACAGAGGATCTCTCTGGGATGAAGTTATTATTCTCCGGTCCCAGCTTCAATCCCAGGCTCAG GTGACTGAGACACTGAGGAAGGCTGTGCAGGGGCTGCTGGAAGAGCGAGAGCTGCAGAAGTATCAGATCCGTGCTCTGGAAG CATCACTAAGGCTGCTGCAGGGGGGCCCAGAGCAGAGAGCCCTCCTCTTGGAGCAACGCGTGGAGGGTCTGAGAAAGGAACTGCAGTGCCTTCGAAGCCAGGTGCAGGAACAGGCCCAAGCCCAAATACAAACAGGACCACGAAAGTGCAGCGCTACTAGTGGTCTTCACCAAGAGCTGCAGAATGA GCGGCAACTCCTATGGGAGGAATCAGAGATTCTTCGGGAGGAACTAAAGCTGCTGCGGGACCAGCTGA GTCAGCACCAGGAGCTGCTGCTGAAACAGATGGCTGAGGGGCAGCAAGCTCAGGCCCACAGCTGGAAG CCCCCTTCTCCAGGTTGA
- the CCDC163 gene encoding transmembrane protein CCDC163 isoform X3, giving the protein MSRNLSWSEHLDALLNATNGNIARIKQHLYPLGVSTAGDLPGTWISPHHLPPQSGGQAQQSRVETPFVPDRLSWAEAHRGSLWDEVIILRSQLQSQAQVTETLRKAVQGLLEERELQKYQIRALEASLRLLQGGPEQRALLLEQRVEGLRKELQCLRSQVQEQAQAQIQTGPRKCSATSGLHQELQNERQLLWEESEILREELKLLRDQLSQHQELLLKQMAEGQQAQAHSWKMLEELQSGQEGKDQTVEAATGQRPRMPHAITTSSDLQRSTLSNLEPSSLQL; this is encoded by the exons ATGAGTAGGAACCTGAGCTGGTCTGAGCACCTCGACGCACTTCTCAATGCTACTAATGGAAATATAGCTAGGATTAAG CAGCATCTGTATCCTCTTGGAGTCTCCACAGCAG GAGACCTGCCTGGGACCTGGATTTCCCCTCATCATTTGCCTCCACAGTCTGGAGGCCAAGCTCAACAGTCTCGGGTAGAGACTCCCTTTGTTCCAGACAGGCTGAGTTGGGCTGAGGCCCACAGAGGATCTCTCTGGGATGAAGTTATTATTCTCCGGTCCCAGCTTCAATCCCAGGCTCAG GTGACTGAGACACTGAGGAAGGCTGTGCAGGGGCTGCTGGAAGAGCGAGAGCTGCAGAAGTATCAGATCCGTGCTCTGGAAG CATCACTAAGGCTGCTGCAGGGGGGCCCAGAGCAGAGAGCCCTCCTCTTGGAGCAACGCGTGGAGGGTCTGAGAAAGGAACTGCAGTGCCTTCGAAGCCAGGTGCAGGAACAGGCCCAAGCCCAAATACAAACAGGACCACGAAAGTGCAGCGCTACTAGTGGTCTTCACCAAGAGCTGCAGAATGA GCGGCAACTCCTATGGGAGGAATCAGAGATTCTTCGGGAGGAACTAAAGCTGCTGCGGGACCAGCTGA GTCAGCACCAGGAGCTGCTGCTGAAACAGATGGCTGAGGGGCAGCAAGCTCAGGCCCACAGCTGGAAG ATGTTGGAGGAGCTGCAAAGTGGCCAGGAGGGCAAGGATCAAACTGTGGAGGCTGCCACAGGACAGAGGCCCAGGATGCCCCATGCGATCACAACCTCCTCAG ATCTCCAGAGGAGCACACTTTCTAACCTGGAGCCCAGCAGCTTACAGCTATAG
- the CCDC163 gene encoding transmembrane protein CCDC163 isoform X1, whose product MSRNLSWSEHLDALLNATNGNIARIKQHLYPLGVSTAGDLPGTWISPHHLPPQSGGQAQQSRVETPFVPDRLSWAEAHRGSLWDEVIILRSQLQSQAQVTETLRKAVQGLLEERELQKYQIRALEASLRLLQGGPEQRALLLEQRVEGLRKELQCLRSQVQEQAQAQIQTGPRKCSATSGLHQELQNERQLLWEESEILREELKLLRDQLSQHQELLLKQMAEGQQAQAHSWKMLEELQSGQEGKDQTVEAATGQRPRMPHAITTSSGPPLTSSSLRLPPFTGYLSSSSSEVSLLDNNSSWKPLI is encoded by the exons ATGAGTAGGAACCTGAGCTGGTCTGAGCACCTCGACGCACTTCTCAATGCTACTAATGGAAATATAGCTAGGATTAAG CAGCATCTGTATCCTCTTGGAGTCTCCACAGCAG GAGACCTGCCTGGGACCTGGATTTCCCCTCATCATTTGCCTCCACAGTCTGGAGGCCAAGCTCAACAGTCTCGGGTAGAGACTCCCTTTGTTCCAGACAGGCTGAGTTGGGCTGAGGCCCACAGAGGATCTCTCTGGGATGAAGTTATTATTCTCCGGTCCCAGCTTCAATCCCAGGCTCAG GTGACTGAGACACTGAGGAAGGCTGTGCAGGGGCTGCTGGAAGAGCGAGAGCTGCAGAAGTATCAGATCCGTGCTCTGGAAG CATCACTAAGGCTGCTGCAGGGGGGCCCAGAGCAGAGAGCCCTCCTCTTGGAGCAACGCGTGGAGGGTCTGAGAAAGGAACTGCAGTGCCTTCGAAGCCAGGTGCAGGAACAGGCCCAAGCCCAAATACAAACAGGACCACGAAAGTGCAGCGCTACTAGTGGTCTTCACCAAGAGCTGCAGAATGA GCGGCAACTCCTATGGGAGGAATCAGAGATTCTTCGGGAGGAACTAAAGCTGCTGCGGGACCAGCTGA GTCAGCACCAGGAGCTGCTGCTGAAACAGATGGCTGAGGGGCAGCAAGCTCAGGCCCACAGCTGGAAG ATGTTGGAGGAGCTGCAAAGTGGCCAGGAGGGCAAGGATCAAACTGTGGAGGCTGCCACAGGACAGAGGCCCAGGATGCCCCATGCGATCACAACCTCCTCAG GACCTCCGCTCACATCCTCCAGTCTAAGATTGCCCCCGTTCACTGGGTATCTTTCTTCATCTAGCTCTGAAGTCAGTCTTCTAGACAATAACAGCAGCTGGAAACCTTTAATATAG
- the CCDC163 gene encoding transmembrane protein CCDC163 isoform X4, with product MSRNLSWSEHLDALLNATNGNIARIKQHLYPLGVSTAGDLPGTWISPHHLPPQSGGQAQQSRVETPFVPDRLSWAEAHRGSLWDEVIILRSQLQSQAQVTETLRKAVQGLLEERELQKYQIRALEASLRLLQGGPEQRALLLEQRVEGLRKELQCLRSQVQEQAQAQIQTGPRKCSATSGLHQELQNERQLLWEESEILREELKLLRDQLSQHQELLLKQMAEGQQAQAHSWKISRGAHFLTWSPAAYSYRPRALSRRNSSLRAPQCS from the exons ATGAGTAGGAACCTGAGCTGGTCTGAGCACCTCGACGCACTTCTCAATGCTACTAATGGAAATATAGCTAGGATTAAG CAGCATCTGTATCCTCTTGGAGTCTCCACAGCAG GAGACCTGCCTGGGACCTGGATTTCCCCTCATCATTTGCCTCCACAGTCTGGAGGCCAAGCTCAACAGTCTCGGGTAGAGACTCCCTTTGTTCCAGACAGGCTGAGTTGGGCTGAGGCCCACAGAGGATCTCTCTGGGATGAAGTTATTATTCTCCGGTCCCAGCTTCAATCCCAGGCTCAG GTGACTGAGACACTGAGGAAGGCTGTGCAGGGGCTGCTGGAAGAGCGAGAGCTGCAGAAGTATCAGATCCGTGCTCTGGAAG CATCACTAAGGCTGCTGCAGGGGGGCCCAGAGCAGAGAGCCCTCCTCTTGGAGCAACGCGTGGAGGGTCTGAGAAAGGAACTGCAGTGCCTTCGAAGCCAGGTGCAGGAACAGGCCCAAGCCCAAATACAAACAGGACCACGAAAGTGCAGCGCTACTAGTGGTCTTCACCAAGAGCTGCAGAATGA GCGGCAACTCCTATGGGAGGAATCAGAGATTCTTCGGGAGGAACTAAAGCTGCTGCGGGACCAGCTGA GTCAGCACCAGGAGCTGCTGCTGAAACAGATGGCTGAGGGGCAGCAAGCTCAGGCCCACAGCTGGAAG ATCTCCAGAGGAGCACACTTTCTAACCTGGAGCCCAGCAGCTTACAGCTATAGGCCCAGAGCCTTGAGCAGGAGAAACTCTTCTTTAAGGGCCCCACAATGTTCCTGA
- the CCDC163 gene encoding transmembrane protein CCDC163 isoform X5, with amino-acid sequence MSRNLSWSEHLDALLNATNGNIARIKQHLYPLGVSTAGDLPGTWISPHHLPPQSGGQAQQSRVETPFVPDRLSWAEAHRGSLWDEVIILRSQLQSQAQVTETLRKAVQGLLEERELQKYQIRALEASLRLLQGGPEQRALLLEQRVEGLRKELQCLRSQVQEQAQAQIQTGPRKCSATSGLHQELQNERQLLWEESEILREELKLLRDQLSQHQELLLKQMAEGQQAQAHSWKLFFPSPLLQVEKLSLPT; translated from the exons ATGAGTAGGAACCTGAGCTGGTCTGAGCACCTCGACGCACTTCTCAATGCTACTAATGGAAATATAGCTAGGATTAAG CAGCATCTGTATCCTCTTGGAGTCTCCACAGCAG GAGACCTGCCTGGGACCTGGATTTCCCCTCATCATTTGCCTCCACAGTCTGGAGGCCAAGCTCAACAGTCTCGGGTAGAGACTCCCTTTGTTCCAGACAGGCTGAGTTGGGCTGAGGCCCACAGAGGATCTCTCTGGGATGAAGTTATTATTCTCCGGTCCCAGCTTCAATCCCAGGCTCAG GTGACTGAGACACTGAGGAAGGCTGTGCAGGGGCTGCTGGAAGAGCGAGAGCTGCAGAAGTATCAGATCCGTGCTCTGGAAG CATCACTAAGGCTGCTGCAGGGGGGCCCAGAGCAGAGAGCCCTCCTCTTGGAGCAACGCGTGGAGGGTCTGAGAAAGGAACTGCAGTGCCTTCGAAGCCAGGTGCAGGAACAGGCCCAAGCCCAAATACAAACAGGACCACGAAAGTGCAGCGCTACTAGTGGTCTTCACCAAGAGCTGCAGAATGA GCGGCAACTCCTATGGGAGGAATCAGAGATTCTTCGGGAGGAACTAAAGCTGCTGCGGGACCAGCTGA GTCAGCACCAGGAGCTGCTGCTGAAACAGATGGCTGAGGGGCAGCAAGCTCAGGCCCACAGCTGGAAG CTTTTCTTCCCAAGCCCCCTTCTCCAGGTTGAGAAACTGTCATTGCCCACATGA
- the CCDC163 gene encoding transmembrane protein CCDC163 isoform X2, with amino-acid sequence MSRNLSWSEHLDALLNATNGNIARIKHLYPLGVSTAGDLPGTWISPHHLPPQSGGQAQQSRVETPFVPDRLSWAEAHRGSLWDEVIILRSQLQSQAQVTETLRKAVQGLLEERELQKYQIRALEASLRLLQGGPEQRALLLEQRVEGLRKELQCLRSQVQEQAQAQIQTGPRKCSATSGLHQELQNERQLLWEESEILREELKLLRDQLSQHQELLLKQMAEGQQAQAHSWKMLEELQSGQEGKDQTVEAATGQRPRMPHAITTSSGPPLTSSSLRLPPFTGYLSSSSSEVSLLDNNSSWKPLI; translated from the exons ATGAGTAGGAACCTGAGCTGGTCTGAGCACCTCGACGCACTTCTCAATGCTACTAATGGAAATATAGCTAGGATTAAG CATCTGTATCCTCTTGGAGTCTCCACAGCAG GAGACCTGCCTGGGACCTGGATTTCCCCTCATCATTTGCCTCCACAGTCTGGAGGCCAAGCTCAACAGTCTCGGGTAGAGACTCCCTTTGTTCCAGACAGGCTGAGTTGGGCTGAGGCCCACAGAGGATCTCTCTGGGATGAAGTTATTATTCTCCGGTCCCAGCTTCAATCCCAGGCTCAG GTGACTGAGACACTGAGGAAGGCTGTGCAGGGGCTGCTGGAAGAGCGAGAGCTGCAGAAGTATCAGATCCGTGCTCTGGAAG CATCACTAAGGCTGCTGCAGGGGGGCCCAGAGCAGAGAGCCCTCCTCTTGGAGCAACGCGTGGAGGGTCTGAGAAAGGAACTGCAGTGCCTTCGAAGCCAGGTGCAGGAACAGGCCCAAGCCCAAATACAAACAGGACCACGAAAGTGCAGCGCTACTAGTGGTCTTCACCAAGAGCTGCAGAATGA GCGGCAACTCCTATGGGAGGAATCAGAGATTCTTCGGGAGGAACTAAAGCTGCTGCGGGACCAGCTGA GTCAGCACCAGGAGCTGCTGCTGAAACAGATGGCTGAGGGGCAGCAAGCTCAGGCCCACAGCTGGAAG ATGTTGGAGGAGCTGCAAAGTGGCCAGGAGGGCAAGGATCAAACTGTGGAGGCTGCCACAGGACAGAGGCCCAGGATGCCCCATGCGATCACAACCTCCTCAG GACCTCCGCTCACATCCTCCAGTCTAAGATTGCCCCCGTTCACTGGGTATCTTTCTTCATCTAGCTCTGAAGTCAGTCTTCTAGACAATAACAGCAGCTGGAAACCTTTAATATAG